A DNA window from Candidatus Aminicenantes bacterium contains the following coding sequences:
- a CDS encoding DUF1318 domain-containing protein, translated as MKGKLKNSAALLAGLFLLAIFVQAESAELKERFLQRKPLLEQLKNQEWIGENNLGFLVFRNDAGKSEENVRIVQAENEDRKTVYAEIAIKVNTSADEVGKRRAAQIAAGAAVGQWLQDAAGNWHQKQ; from the coding sequence ACTCAAAAATTCAGCCGCCCTCTTGGCGGGATTATTCCTGCTGGCGATTTTCGTCCAGGCCGAAAGCGCCGAGCTGAAGGAACGGTTTTTGCAAAGGAAGCCGCTGCTGGAACAACTGAAGAACCAGGAGTGGATCGGCGAAAACAACCTCGGCTTTTTGGTATTCAGAAACGACGCCGGGAAAAGCGAGGAAAATGTCCGGATCGTCCAGGCGGAGAATGAGGACCGTAAAACGGTTTACGCCGAAATCGCCATCAAGGTGAACACCAGCGCTGACGAGGTCGGCAAGCGCCGGGCGGCGCAGATCGCCGCTGGCGCCGCCGTCGGTCAATGGCTGCAGGACGCCGCCGGCAACTGGCATCAAAAACAGTAA
- a CDS encoding THUMP domain-containing protein, which yields MSGLNGPRLGDRAVIVRYGEISLKGKNRSQFELGLKNDLEWFLRTNNHPFSRISVQRGRIYIHDCADLPDLEKVLGVYSYSPALEIARDYETLKEAIKGFIPDIKDSADFRVSCQRLDKHFSPNSMAVEKEMGALIAEQTGTPVRLKDPAFELYIEIGQRHIYLFSEKINAFGGFPVGSAGKLVSLISGGIDSPVATFLMMKRGVWPVLLHFQVSAEEAAKVARLRDRLEAFSAGRKLKLIVQVASQTLKNLMAQRRGSDCPVYSPLIAHEKIETMALARRIGTYDLSIASVPGCTPPRSPKTGVRFEQLLKVLEETGLK from the coding sequence ATGAGCGGCCTTAATGGTCCCCGGCTAGGGGACAGGGCCGTCATCGTCCGCTACGGCGAGATCAGCCTCAAGGGCAAAAACCGCAGCCAGTTCGAACTGGGCCTCAAAAACGACCTGGAGTGGTTTCTGCGCACCAACAACCATCCGTTCTCGCGCATCTCGGTACAGCGCGGCCGCATCTATATCCATGACTGCGCCGACCTTCCCGACCTGGAAAAGGTCCTCGGCGTCTACTCGTACAGCCCGGCCCTAGAGATAGCCAGGGACTACGAAACGCTGAAAGAGGCGATCAAGGGATTCATCCCCGACATCAAGGACAGCGCCGATTTCCGGGTCAGCTGCCAGCGCTTGGACAAGCATTTCAGCCCCAACTCCATGGCGGTGGAAAAGGAAATGGGCGCCCTCATCGCCGAGCAGACCGGCACCCCGGTGCGGCTGAAGGATCCGGCCTTCGAGCTGTACATCGAGATCGGCCAGCGCCACATCTACCTCTTCAGCGAGAAGATCAACGCCTTCGGCGGCTTCCCGGTCGGCAGCGCCGGCAAGCTGGTTTCGCTGATCTCGGGCGGGATCGACTCACCGGTGGCCACCTTCCTGATGATGAAGCGCGGCGTCTGGCCGGTCCTGCTTCACTTCCAGGTTTCCGCGGAAGAAGCAGCCAAAGTGGCCCGTTTGCGCGACCGGCTGGAAGCGTTTAGCGCCGGCCGCAAGCTCAAGCTGATCGTCCAGGTGGCGTCGCAGACCCTGAAAAACCTCATGGCCCAGCGCCGGGGCAGCGACTGCCCGGTTTACAGCCCGTTGATCGCCCATGAAAAGATCGAGACCATGGCCCTGGCCCGGCGCATCGGCACCTACGACCTGTCGATCGCCAGCGTCCCGGGCTGCACGCCGCCGCGCAGCCCCAAGACCGGGGTCAGGTTCGAACAGCTGCTGAAAGTCCTGGAAGAAACCGGATTGAAGTAA
- a CDS encoding glycosyltransferase family 4 protein encodes MKVHQFLTSYAYGDAIGNEALEIRDFLRANGIESDIFTKHFHPRYALQVRNYLDYDRFSDPANLVIYHFSIGSPVTKKFLRLQDKKIIIYHNITPYQFFLDWHRILAKDCFRGRLELKSLADKVDLALGDSEYNRQDLVDAGFKRTGVLPLVMDFAKFDQPVLPVLRELFADNKTNLLYVGRIIPNKKVEDIIKTFHLFQKHFQPDSRLFIVGEYRGFERYFSALQNLARELGVKSIHFSGHIPLAEVVSYFKLAHLYLHLSEHEGFCAPVPESFYLGIPVVAYDAGAVAETMNHGGVLVHEKDFLKIAALCHQILTRPELKAAILAGQQTALEKYHRQRTGEILLAFLRGLQP; translated from the coding sequence ATGAAAGTCCACCAGTTCCTGACCTCCTACGCCTACGGCGACGCCATCGGCAACGAAGCCCTGGAGATCCGCGACTTCCTGCGCGCCAACGGCATCGAATCCGACATCTTCACCAAGCATTTCCATCCGCGCTACGCCCTCCAGGTGCGCAACTATCTCGACTACGACCGTTTTTCCGATCCGGCCAACCTGGTGATCTACCACTTTTCCATCGGCTCGCCGGTGACCAAGAAATTCCTGCGCCTGCAGGACAAGAAAATCATCATCTACCACAACATCACCCCCTACCAGTTCTTCCTCGATTGGCACCGCATCCTGGCCAAGGACTGCTTCCGGGGCCGGCTGGAGCTGAAGAGCCTGGCCGACAAGGTCGACCTGGCCCTGGGCGATTCCGAATACAACCGCCAGGATCTGGTCGACGCCGGCTTCAAGCGGACCGGCGTCCTGCCATTGGTCATGGATTTTGCCAAGTTCGACCAGCCGGTGCTGCCGGTCCTGCGCGAGCTGTTTGCCGACAACAAGACCAACCTGCTGTACGTCGGCCGCATCATTCCCAACAAGAAGGTCGAAGACATCATCAAGACCTTCCACCTGTTTCAGAAGCATTTCCAGCCCGATTCCCGGCTGTTCATCGTCGGCGAATACCGCGGCTTCGAGCGTTATTTCTCCGCCCTGCAGAACCTGGCCCGGGAGCTGGGGGTGAAGAGCATCCATTTCAGCGGCCATATCCCGCTGGCCGAGGTGGTCTCCTACTTCAAGCTGGCCCACCTCTACCTGCACCTGAGCGAGCACGAGGGCTTCTGCGCCCCGGTCCCGGAAAGCTTTTACCTGGGCATCCCGGTCGTGGCCTACGACGCCGGCGCGGTCGCCGAAACCATGAACCACGGCGGGGTGCTGGTGCATGAAAAGGATTTTCTGAAAATCGCCGCCCTGTGTCACCAGATCCTGACCCGCCCGGAACTGAAAGCGGCCATCCTGGCCGGCCAGCAGACGGCGTTGGAAAAATACCACCGGCAGCGCACCGGCGAGATCCTGCTTGCCTTTCTGCGCGGCCTGCAGCCATGA